The following are encoded in a window of Sebastes umbrosus isolate fSebUmb1 chromosome 7, fSebUmb1.pri, whole genome shotgun sequence genomic DNA:
- the ccdc150 gene encoding coiled-coil domain-containing protein 150 isoform X2, with protein MSRSSTPLLSVGAPAAPETLSLLHRRLMLAEEEAEALAQDMVALGVSRDQILGSTQRMDASQRPVSPLKMHRVPGAEGMLWQQCDSLGSRVCRMESLLQTLKLTIFRLETERELDPSHTAHLKQQLAALQQESEEEQQVSRWEVMKLRDKLQQAYQERDEARTEVQRLGETVEVATAAKMDVAFAAEELKIVKLEMSQKLMEMKEQMRQESGLSVEAMKSHCELLQRVEEMETVVDTERRQALLLQSDCQALHVQVQTSRQQLEEEKDRGRQLEEHRRQLKEQTAMKDSLVSELKTELKSVFLVLQRQQTENSKLLMEGRELRSAADRVQTLNKQLESQCSQLSSALRSLSVENEELQANLKGERRLVVKELQERDLLLESARHNIHTELQVELTDKFSLQLELEKLKGEYVQLLQSSSIAQETAVTQRELLERTIQRLREELSTATKEGAMRKDLEGSKNELRLVVTKLDDERRSLETQLSEAKWEVGSLSSALQSQRDENRRLMGKHSVQHVDKMLKDLTDKNMRDHEKGKLKISELEALQDVCGPAGGIGQTLESILASQTRLQLNSQTLQQELGGRDQEPSTLEKDRLQAQREIRKHQVEVEKLQRLLTSTHSKSNRALESLQKASDTAKVDNKRLAQSLEQSVLTNSSLHRKLEQARDRYQAAITLRDKELCEARIKISHLSEALGAVKQQTREDYESSMKMHREISEEKELTDSKPPEVRMDCQQVLRKREAEWERWTSTIRRWEAKRELAHIAGGSKPVRTQLTTQSH; from the exons ATGTCCCGCTCATCCACCCCGCTCCTCAGTGTTGGGGCCCCAGCAGCCCCAGAGACTCTGTCCCTGCTGCACCGGCGCCTGATGTTGGCCGAGGAGGAAGCTGAGGCTCTTGCTCAAGACATGGTGGCACTGGGGGTTTCCAGGGACCAAATCTTGGGATCTACTCAGAGAATGGATGCCAGTCAGCGTCCTGTAAGTCCTCTTAAGATGCATCGGGTCCCTGGGGCTGAGGGCATGCTGTGGCAACAGTGTGACTCTCTAGGGAGCCGGGTGTGTCGCATGGAAAGTCTGCTACAGACCCTCAAACTCACCATCTTCCGCCTGGAGACTGAGAGAGAGCTGGACCCCTCTCACACAG CTCATCTGAAGCAGCAGCTGGCAGCGCTGCAGCAGGAGAGTGAGGAGGAGCAACAGGTCTCCAGGTGGGAGGTGATGAAACTCAGGGACAAACTTCAGCAGGCTTACCAGGAGAGAGACGAAGCTCGCACAGAGGTGCAGAGGCTGGGGGAGACAGTGGAGGTAGCTACTGCCGCCAAG ATGGATGTGGCTTTTGCTGCCGAGGAGCTGAAGATTGTCAAATTAGAGATGAGTCAGAAACTGATGGAG ATGAAAGAGCAGATGAGACAGGAGTCCGGCCTCTCCGTTGAAGCCATGAAATCTCACTGCGAGCTTCTCCAGCGTGTTGAGGAGATGGAGACAGTGGtggacacagagaggagacag gctctgctgctgcagtcgGATTGCCAGGCCTTACATGTGCAGGTCCAGACCAGCCGGCAGCAgctggaggaagaaaaagacagaggcCGACAGCTGGAGGAGCACCGTCGGCAGCTCAAAGAACAGACAG CGATGAAGGACTCTCTTGTGTCTGAGTTGAAAACCGAACTGAAA AGTGTTTTTCTGGTCCTTCAGAGGCAGCAGACAGAAAACAGTAAACTCTTGATGGAGGGCAGAGAGCTGAGATCTGCTGCTGACAGAGTCCAG ACCCTGAATAAGCAGCTGGAAAGTCAGTGTTCCCAGCTCAGTTCTGCCCTACGTTCACTCTCAGTGGAGAATGAAGAACTGCAGGCCAACTTAAAG ggagagaggaggctgGTGGTCAAGGAACTGCAAGAGCGCGACCTGCTGCTGGAGTCAGCCAGACACAATATCCACACTGAGCTGCAGGTGGAGCTAACAGATAAATTTAGCCTGCAGCTGGAGCT AGAGAAGCTCAAAGGCGAATACGTACAGCTCCTGCAGAGCTCCTCCATTGCACAAGAGACAGCGGTTACTCAGAGGGAACTATTGGAGCGAACCATTCAGAGGCTACGGGAGGAGCTGAGCACGGCCACAAAAGAGGGGGCAATGAGGAAAGACCTGGAGGGTTCAAAAAACGAG TTACGTCTTGTTGTCACTAAGTTGGACGATGAGAGAAGAAGTCTGGAGACCCAGCTTAGTGAGGCCAAG TGGGAGGTGGGATCTCTAAGCTCAGCCTTACAGAGCCAGCGGGATGAGAACAGGAGGCTCATGGGAAAG CATTCAGTGCAGCATGTGGACAAGATGCTGAAGGACCTAACTGACAAGAACATGCGAGACCATGAGAAAGGGAAACTTAag ATCAGTGAGCTAGAGGCCTTGCAGGATGTCTGTGGTCCTGCAGGGGGCATCGGTCAAACCCTTGAAAGCATCCTGGCCTCCCAAACCAGACTCCAACTCAACAGTCAGACCCTGCAGCAGGAGCTGGGGGGGCGAGATCAGGAGCCGTCCACACTCGAGAAGGACAG GCTGCAGGCTCAGAGAGAAATCAGGAAACACCAAGTAGAGGTGGAGAAACTCCAGCGACTTCTGACATCGACTCACTCCAAGAGCAACAGAGCT CTTGAGTCCTTGCAGAAGGCCTCGGATACAGCCAAAGTGGACAACAAGAGGCTGGCCCAGAGTTTGGAGCAGTCTGTGTTGACCAACAGCAGTTTACACCGCAAACTGGAGCAGGCCAGAGACCGGTACCAGGCTGCCATCACACTGAG AGATAAGGAGCTGTGCGAGGCCCGGATTAAGATCAGTCATTTGTCTGAAGCACTAGGCGCTGTAAAGCAACAAACTAGGGAGGACTATGAATCTTCCATGAAGATGCATCGAGAAATCTCAGAG GAGAAGGAGCTGACTGACAGCAAGCCCCCGGAGGTCAGGATGGACTGCCAGCAg GTTTTACGCAAACGGGAGGCAGAGTGGGAGAGGTGGACGTCTACCATCCGACGCTGGGAGGCCAAGAGAGAGCTGGCTCACATCGCTGGAGGATCCAAGCCTGTGAGGACACAGCTGACAACACAATCACACTGA
- the ccdc150 gene encoding coiled-coil domain-containing protein 150 isoform X1, whose amino-acid sequence MSRSSTPLLSVGAPAAPETLSLLHRRLMLAEEEAEALAQDMVALGVSRDQILGSTQRMDASQRPVSPLKMHRVPGAEGMLWQQCDSLGSRVCRMESLLQTLKLTIFRLETERELDPSHTAHLKQQLAALQQESEEEQQVSRWEVMKLRDKLQQAYQERDEARTEVQRLGETVEVATAAKMDVAFAAEELKIVKLEMSQKLMEMKEQMRQESGLSVEAMKSHCELLQRVEEMETVVDTERRQALLLQSDCQALHVQVQTSRQQLEEEKDRGRQLEEHRRQLKEQTAMKDSLVSELKTELKSVFLVLQRQQTENSKLLMEGRELRSAADRVQTLNKQLESQCSQLSSALRSLSVENEELQANLKGERRLVVKELQERDLLLESARHNIHTELQVELTDKFSLQLELEKLKGEYVQLLQSSSIAQETAVTQRELLERTIQRLREELSTATKEGAMRKDLEGSKNELRLVVTKLDDERRSLETQLSEAKWEVGSLSSALQSQRDENRRLMGKVHSVQHVDKMLKDLTDKNMRDHEKGKLKISELEALQDVCGPAGGIGQTLESILASQTRLQLNSQTLQQELGGRDQEPSTLEKDRLQAQREIRKHQVEVEKLQRLLTSTHSKSNRALESLQKASDTAKVDNKRLAQSLEQSVLTNSSLHRKLEQARDRYQAAITLRDKELCEARIKISHLSEALGAVKQQTREDYESSMKMHREISEEKELTDSKPPEVRMDCQQVLRKREAEWERWTSTIRRWEAKRELAHIAGGSKPVRTQLTTQSH is encoded by the exons ATGTCCCGCTCATCCACCCCGCTCCTCAGTGTTGGGGCCCCAGCAGCCCCAGAGACTCTGTCCCTGCTGCACCGGCGCCTGATGTTGGCCGAGGAGGAAGCTGAGGCTCTTGCTCAAGACATGGTGGCACTGGGGGTTTCCAGGGACCAAATCTTGGGATCTACTCAGAGAATGGATGCCAGTCAGCGTCCTGTAAGTCCTCTTAAGATGCATCGGGTCCCTGGGGCTGAGGGCATGCTGTGGCAACAGTGTGACTCTCTAGGGAGCCGGGTGTGTCGCATGGAAAGTCTGCTACAGACCCTCAAACTCACCATCTTCCGCCTGGAGACTGAGAGAGAGCTGGACCCCTCTCACACAG CTCATCTGAAGCAGCAGCTGGCAGCGCTGCAGCAGGAGAGTGAGGAGGAGCAACAGGTCTCCAGGTGGGAGGTGATGAAACTCAGGGACAAACTTCAGCAGGCTTACCAGGAGAGAGACGAAGCTCGCACAGAGGTGCAGAGGCTGGGGGAGACAGTGGAGGTAGCTACTGCCGCCAAG ATGGATGTGGCTTTTGCTGCCGAGGAGCTGAAGATTGTCAAATTAGAGATGAGTCAGAAACTGATGGAG ATGAAAGAGCAGATGAGACAGGAGTCCGGCCTCTCCGTTGAAGCCATGAAATCTCACTGCGAGCTTCTCCAGCGTGTTGAGGAGATGGAGACAGTGGtggacacagagaggagacag gctctgctgctgcagtcgGATTGCCAGGCCTTACATGTGCAGGTCCAGACCAGCCGGCAGCAgctggaggaagaaaaagacagaggcCGACAGCTGGAGGAGCACCGTCGGCAGCTCAAAGAACAGACAG CGATGAAGGACTCTCTTGTGTCTGAGTTGAAAACCGAACTGAAA AGTGTTTTTCTGGTCCTTCAGAGGCAGCAGACAGAAAACAGTAAACTCTTGATGGAGGGCAGAGAGCTGAGATCTGCTGCTGACAGAGTCCAG ACCCTGAATAAGCAGCTGGAAAGTCAGTGTTCCCAGCTCAGTTCTGCCCTACGTTCACTCTCAGTGGAGAATGAAGAACTGCAGGCCAACTTAAAG ggagagaggaggctgGTGGTCAAGGAACTGCAAGAGCGCGACCTGCTGCTGGAGTCAGCCAGACACAATATCCACACTGAGCTGCAGGTGGAGCTAACAGATAAATTTAGCCTGCAGCTGGAGCT AGAGAAGCTCAAAGGCGAATACGTACAGCTCCTGCAGAGCTCCTCCATTGCACAAGAGACAGCGGTTACTCAGAGGGAACTATTGGAGCGAACCATTCAGAGGCTACGGGAGGAGCTGAGCACGGCCACAAAAGAGGGGGCAATGAGGAAAGACCTGGAGGGTTCAAAAAACGAG TTACGTCTTGTTGTCACTAAGTTGGACGATGAGAGAAGAAGTCTGGAGACCCAGCTTAGTGAGGCCAAG TGGGAGGTGGGATCTCTAAGCTCAGCCTTACAGAGCCAGCGGGATGAGAACAGGAGGCTCATGGGAAAGGTG CATTCAGTGCAGCATGTGGACAAGATGCTGAAGGACCTAACTGACAAGAACATGCGAGACCATGAGAAAGGGAAACTTAag ATCAGTGAGCTAGAGGCCTTGCAGGATGTCTGTGGTCCTGCAGGGGGCATCGGTCAAACCCTTGAAAGCATCCTGGCCTCCCAAACCAGACTCCAACTCAACAGTCAGACCCTGCAGCAGGAGCTGGGGGGGCGAGATCAGGAGCCGTCCACACTCGAGAAGGACAG GCTGCAGGCTCAGAGAGAAATCAGGAAACACCAAGTAGAGGTGGAGAAACTCCAGCGACTTCTGACATCGACTCACTCCAAGAGCAACAGAGCT CTTGAGTCCTTGCAGAAGGCCTCGGATACAGCCAAAGTGGACAACAAGAGGCTGGCCCAGAGTTTGGAGCAGTCTGTGTTGACCAACAGCAGTTTACACCGCAAACTGGAGCAGGCCAGAGACCGGTACCAGGCTGCCATCACACTGAG AGATAAGGAGCTGTGCGAGGCCCGGATTAAGATCAGTCATTTGTCTGAAGCACTAGGCGCTGTAAAGCAACAAACTAGGGAGGACTATGAATCTTCCATGAAGATGCATCGAGAAATCTCAGAG GAGAAGGAGCTGACTGACAGCAAGCCCCCGGAGGTCAGGATGGACTGCCAGCAg GTTTTACGCAAACGGGAGGCAGAGTGGGAGAGGTGGACGTCTACCATCCGACGCTGGGAGGCCAAGAGAGAGCTGGCTCACATCGCTGGAGGATCCAAGCCTGTGAGGACACAGCTGACAACACAATCACACTGA
- the xaf1 gene encoding XIAP-associated factor 1 has protein sequence MENNEEATRTCDKCHKEVAEANFALHETHCRRFLCLCPDCEEYVPREQLNEHRETQHTLVRCSKCNQKMERCQLTDHESDECVERLQCCQFCELELPVKELDEHCLACGSRTELCRECGRYVTLKDQPEHDLTCSAADDDSGPPQTTSKLPPNNTTTTASCSRCMVSLPAEEIEEHELKCVPASRLDDEEAAPEEEESKEEGEDEGDFSEQVATPRLSSTYKAMSLSNGPSRGPWVNGVDPDQISTCPHCHLALPVFTLRWHQVKCQILIHLK, from the exons ATGGAGAACAACGAGGAGGCAACACGCACCTGCGACAAGTG CCACAAAGAGGTTGCAGAAGCCAACTTCGCTCTGCATGAAACACACTGCAGACGCTTCTTATGTCTCTGTCCTGACTGTGAGGAATACGTTCCCAGAGAGCAACTGAacgaacacagagagacacagcacACCCTG GTGAGGTGCTCCAAGTGTAACCAGAAGATGGAACGCTGTCAACTAACGGATCATGAG TCCGATGAGTGCGTGGAGCGTCTGCAGTGCTGTCAGTTCTGCGAGCTGGAGCTGCCGGTGAAGGAGCTGGACGAACACTGTCTGGCCTGCGGAAGTCGAACTGAACTCTGCAGGGAGTGCGGCCGCTACGTCACCCTGAAGGACCAGCCCGAGCATGACTTGACCTGCTCAGCTGCTGACGATGACTCAGGTCCTCCTCAGACTACCAGCAAACTACCACCAAACAACA caacaacaacagcgagTTGTAGCAGATGTATGGTGTCATTACCAGCTGAGGAGATAGAAGAACATGAG CTGAAGTGTGTTCCAGCGAGCAGGTTGGACGATGAAGAGGCCGcgccagaggaggaagagagcaaGGAAGAGGGCGAGGATGAGGGTGATTTCTCCGAGCAGGTGGCCACTCCTCGGCTAAGCAGCACCTATAAGGCGATGTCCCTGTCAAACGGACCCAGCAGAGGTCCCTGGGTCAATGGAGTTGACCCAGACCAGATCAGCACCTGCCCCCACTGTCACCTGGCCCTGCCCGTCTTCACACTACGTTGGCATCAG gTGAAGTGCCAAATCCTCATTCACCTGAAATAA